The genomic stretch ACACGGCCGTGGCGGACACTCCGTCGGTCAGCGTTCTGAACGGTGTCGTCCGGATCAACCAGGCCATCGAGGCGGCCCTTGCGAAAGCCTCGGGTGAACTGCTCACCATCCAGCCGTTCACCGGCCAGGACGTCGGTGCCCGCCTTGCCGCGTCGCTGGGCCGCGACCAGGCTCACCTGGACCGCGGCGGCCGCATCCGCACTCTCTACCAGCACACGGTCCGCCACTCCCCCGCCGTGATCGCCCGCTACGAACAGCTCAGGGGCGACGCCGAGGCCCGCACGCTGGACGAGGTCACCGACCGTCTCATCGTCGTCGACGGCGTGGTCGCCTTCATCCCGGCCAGCAAGGACCGCACCCTCGCGCTCGAAGTCCGCCACCCCGCCCTGGTCACCTTCTACGTGACCGTGTTCGACCGCTTCTGGCGCCTGGCCACCCCCATGTACCCCGAGACGGTCCGGCAACCGGTCCGCAACGGCATCACGCCCCGCCAGCGCGCCATAGCCACCCTGCTCGTCGAGGGCCACACCGACACAGTCATCGCCGACCGTCTCGGCCTGAACGTCCGTACCGCCCGCGTCCACATCGCCAAACTCGCCGCCGCCCTCGGCAGCGAGAGCCGCGCCCAACTCGGCTACCTCATCGCGGCTTCAGGCATCCTCGATCAGGGGGAGTGAACGAATGATCCCGGCGCCGCACCCGGAGCACGGCACGGAAGACCTGTGCGCGGCAGCGACCGAGCTGTACGAACGGGCCCTGCGCGAAGGGCATGTGAGCGTCACCGACGCAGCGGCCGCCCCCTGCCTGGCCGACCTCGGCCTGCTGCATCCCGGCGTGACGGCCCCCGACCGGCTCGAGCCGCTGTCCCCGGTCGTGGCGCTCCACCAGATGCTGCGCGCGGCGGAGGAGCGCATCGCGGACGAACGCCGCCGGGAGGAGCGGCTGGCGGCGATGTTCGAGCCGCTGATGCGGATCGACGGCCCCCAGGGCGGCTCGTCGGGCATCCCGTCGGTCACCGTCCTCAGCGGCCTCGACCGCATCGGCCGGACCATCGCCGAGGCCATGGCCGGATCCTCCGAACTGCTCGCCGTACAGCCACACGTCACGCACACTCTGGCGCCGCCCAACGTGCACGTCGAGGCCCTGGCCCGCGACCAGGCCCTGCTGGACCGCGGCGGCCGTATCCGCACCCTCTACCAGCACACCCTCCGGCACGCGCCCACCGTCATCGCCCGCTACGAGCGGCTGCGCGGGGACGCGGAGGCCCGCACCCTGGACGAGGTGACGGAACGTCTCATCGTCATCGACCGCGCGGTCGCCTTCATCCCGGCGAACGCCGACCGCACGCTGGCCCTGAAGGTCCGCCACCCGGCGATCGTCGGCTTCCTCGCCACCGCCTTCGACCGCCTCTGGCGCCTGGCCACCCCCATGTATCCGCAAGCCGTCCAGCAACCCGTCCGCGACGGCGTCACCCCCCGCCAACGCGCCATAGCCGCCCTTCTCATCGAAGGACACACGGACGCGGTCATCGCCGACCGCCTCGGCATGAACGTCCGCACCGCACGCGTCCACATCGCCAAGCTGGCGGCGACGCTGGGCAGCGACAGCCGGGCCCAGCTCGGCTATCTCATCGGACGGTCCGGGATCCTGGATCAGGCAGGCGCATAGCGGGCGACGGCGAGACGTCCGCGCCCCGCGCGGGCCCGATCAGGCCGACCTGCGCGATCCGCACCCCGAGTTGGGTGCGGCTCGCCGCGCCCAGGGTCTCCGAGAGGCGGGCGATGTGGGCCCGGCAGGTGCGTACGCTGATGCCGAGCCGCTCGGCGATGACCGCGTCCTGGTGGCCCTCGGCGAGCAGGGCGGCGATGGAGCGTTCGCGGTAGGAGATGCCCTCGATGCCGGTCTCGGGCAGGGGCGCGGTGAGGGGGATCGCCAGGCGCCACAGGCGTTCGAAGACGGTGACCAGGTACTGCACCAGCGCGGGGTGGCGCAGTTCGAGGGCGAGGGTGCGATCGGCGTTCGCCGGGATGAAGGCGACGGTGCGGTCGAAGAGGATGAGGCGGTCGATGACCTCCTCCAGGGTCCGCGCCTCCACCGCGTCGCCCATCAGCTCCAGGTAGGTGAGCAGCCCCTGTCCGTGCCGGGCCACATGCGTGTACAGGTCGCGCATCCGGACGCCGCGACCGCGCAGCGCCATCGCCCGGTGCAGGCCCTCCGTCAGCTCGTGCTCGGGGCGGATACCGCCCGGCTGGACGGTGAGCACCTCGGTGGTGCAGGCGTCGGTGGCCGTGTCCATCGCGGCCTGGATCCGGGAGAGGCCGTCCAGGACCCGGATCGCGCTGCCCTCTCCGACCGCGTTCTGCGGCAGCGGGCCGAGCCCGGCGTACCACTCGAACGCGGCCACCGCCGAGC from Streptomyces davaonensis JCM 4913 encodes the following:
- a CDS encoding helix-turn-helix transcriptional regulator, producing the protein MTEAHRHGAEELCEAGLGLYARALREGRIHAEEADAAPCLVDLGLLQPDLADLRRLRPVMPAFAFHRLLRDVEDRIADERRREARLADMFESLMGIAGRYTAVADTPSVSVLNGVVRINQAIEAALAKASGELLTIQPFTGQDVGARLAASLGRDQAHLDRGGRIRTLYQHTVRHSPAVIARYEQLRGDAEARTLDEVTDRLIVVDGVVAFIPASKDRTLALEVRHPALVTFYVTVFDRFWRLATPMYPETVRQPVRNGITPRQRAIATLLVEGHTDTVIADRLGLNVRTARVHIAKLAAALGSESRAQLGYLIAASGILDQGE
- a CDS encoding helix-turn-helix transcriptional regulator codes for the protein MIPAPHPEHGTEDLCAAATELYERALREGHVSVTDAAAAPCLADLGLLHPGVTAPDRLEPLSPVVALHQMLRAAEERIADERRREERLAAMFEPLMRIDGPQGGSSGIPSVTVLSGLDRIGRTIAEAMAGSSELLAVQPHVTHTLAPPNVHVEALARDQALLDRGGRIRTLYQHTLRHAPTVIARYERLRGDAEARTLDEVTERLIVIDRAVAFIPANADRTLALKVRHPAIVGFLATAFDRLWRLATPMYPQAVQQPVRDGVTPRQRAIAALLIEGHTDAVIADRLGMNVRTARVHIAKLAATLGSDSRAQLGYLIGRSGILDQAGA
- a CDS encoding helix-turn-helix transcriptional regulator; the encoded protein is MAGHGTDGHPHGADRLCEAGDRVYSRAVRRGRVPRVEADAVPCLLELALLHPDPDDMAWLVPTSPQEVMTRLLRGVYDEVSASQRRMGSAVAAFEWYAGLGPLPQNAVGEGSAIRVLDGLSRIQAAMDTATDACTTEVLTVQPGGIRPEHELTEGLHRAMALRGRGVRMRDLYTHVARHGQGLLTYLELMGDAVEARTLEEVIDRLILFDRTVAFIPANADRTLALELRHPALVQYLVTVFERLWRLAIPLTAPLPETGIEGISYRERSIAALLAEGHQDAVIAERLGISVRTCRAHIARLSETLGAASRTQLGVRIAQVGLIGPARGADVSPSPAMRLPDPGSRTVR